In Clostridium sp. DL-VIII, the following proteins share a genomic window:
- a CDS encoding cadherin-like beta sandwich domain-containing protein, protein MNKNLKKVIAIALTVSAFGAVIPGTSFGLISTKAYAASGDLTSVKLKTSDGSTIKTYDEDDYKSKNEVDDDKLEDNGIYYAKTSSDTIKVTTKGVSSSHVRIFKSKSNSAKGIKISSSIDLSKDSTTTLIIRTYDDDPGTVKYSDDSYTSQYTIKVKCTATSSNDDEDDEYDDVYLKSLSLSDGNISFSKNTSSYNVNVAESVNKISIAAKPDCDSDEYDDYTVRIDGSKVDEDDKFKKTVSLDKGNNEIKITVEDDDDNKRTYTLNITRGNTNNNSTNNNETATIIKANQWVLVNGQWQYNDTLGKPVKNMWENDYYLNYDGNMATGWQYINENWYYLGYDGAMKKGWQLVNGSWYYLDKQGKMLTGWFRDINGKYYYLYTSSGAMAHNTIINGYKVGSDGAWIS, encoded by the coding sequence ATGAATAAAAACTTAAAAAAAGTGATTGCAATTGCACTCACAGTTAGTGCATTTGGTGCAGTTATACCGGGAACAAGCTTTGGTTTAATTAGCACAAAGGCATATGCAGCTAGTGGAGATTTAACTAGTGTAAAATTAAAAACATCTGATGGAAGTACAATAAAAACTTATGATGAGGATGACTATAAAAGTAAGAATGAAGTAGATGATGATAAATTAGAAGATAATGGAATTTATTATGCAAAAACTTCATCGGATACAATAAAAGTTACTACAAAAGGTGTTAGCTCAAGCCATGTTAGAATATTTAAAAGCAAAAGTAATTCAGCGAAAGGGATTAAGATAAGTAGTTCCATTGATTTGTCAAAGGATTCAACAACAACGCTCATTATAAGAACATATGATGATGATCCTGGAACTGTGAAATATAGTGATGATTCTTATACTAGCCAATATACTATAAAAGTAAAATGCACTGCGACTTCTTCAAATGACGATGAAGATGATGAATATGATGATGTGTATTTAAAGAGCCTTTCCTTAAGTGATGGTAATATTAGTTTCTCAAAGAATACTTCAAGCTATAATGTAAATGTAGCTGAATCAGTAAATAAGATTTCAATTGCCGCAAAACCCGATTGTGATAGTGACGAATATGACGATTACACAGTTAGAATAGATGGATCAAAAGTTGATGAAGATGATAAATTTAAAAAAACAGTATCATTAGATAAAGGTAATAATGAAATAAAAATAACAGTTGAAGATGATGATGATAATAAAAGAACATATACATTAAATATAACTAGAGGCAATACAAATAATAATAGTACAAATAATAATGAAACTGCAACTATAATTAAAGCTAATCAATGGGTGTTAGTAAATGGGCAGTGGCAATATAATGATACTTTAGGCAAACCAGTAAAGAATATGTGGGAGAATGATTACTATCTTAATTATGATGGAAATATGGCAACAGGTTGGCAGTATATTAATGAAAATTGGTATTACTTGGGCTATGATGGAGCTATGAAAAAAGGCTGGCAACTTGTAAATGGAAGTTGGTATTATTTGGATAAACAGGGGAAAATGCTTACAGGCTGGTTTAGAGATATTAATGGTAAATATTATTACTTATATACTAGTAGTGGGGCAATGGCCCATAATACTATAATTAATGGGTATAAAGTAGGTTCAGATGGAGCGTGGATCAGTTAA
- a CDS encoding ATP-binding protein encodes MYNLSINQKKLIEFFILAFLFLSLNFIGKQNYILFNNIIEIMTVILGFTLIVVSINTIKTGENNYFHILAIIFGFGSIINLFYILLSGYYNIGIQLNIFDEYYECVMLIISFNYINKKIYWHKMLYLHIIIAIFIVLGIIGFNFIIISSMDKYFLTLFYQISKGLLAICFTVTLLGIMKCKVNVLNNNKYGLLMAVVFEILSCISFVIYGNVYGAGNILGNLFKLIACYYAFKATLKGIVIDTYTNLFQKFENKAYELENVNEKLYEANHKIQNIEKLNERFINLIPDGLLIVRDRKIESANKRFLDMLEIDNENELKNKLFIEILDKQYHGIFLNRINSPDKGVLERQQEYEFVWKNRKKWVETTSLIVNDEDGEYIISAIRNIEDRKKAEEAVQLLELKRKEENMKNDFFANISHELRTPINVIYSALQVENNYLEDDSAKKLILKYNKIIRQNCLRLMRLINNIIDITKIETSFFKPNCKIENIVSVVEDITMSIIEYAESKKIKLIFDTEVEEAYVSCDSDLIERIMLNLLSNAVKYGKENGGIEVYICKSSENSISISVKDDGIGIPDEMKVKIFDRFLKVDNSLSRRTEGSGIGLSLVKQLVEIHKGTITCNSKLNEGSEFEVIFPTVEYSINTPNTEEINQPKNAIKPTEIEFSDIYY; translated from the coding sequence ATGTATAATTTATCAATTAATCAGAAAAAACTGATAGAGTTTTTTATTTTAGCATTTTTATTTTTGAGCTTGAATTTTATAGGAAAGCAAAATTACATATTATTTAATAATATTATAGAAATAATGACTGTCATTTTAGGTTTTACGCTAATAGTAGTTTCCATAAATACAATTAAAACTGGTGAAAATAATTACTTTCATATTTTGGCAATTATTTTTGGATTTGGCAGCATAATTAATTTATTTTATATATTACTTTCAGGTTATTATAATATAGGTATTCAATTAAATATATTTGATGAATACTATGAATGTGTTATGTTAATTATATCCTTTAATTATATTAATAAAAAAATTTATTGGCATAAGATGTTATACCTTCATATAATAATAGCAATTTTTATAGTTCTAGGCATTATTGGATTTAACTTTATTATAATAAGTTCTATGGATAAATATTTTTTGACTTTATTTTATCAGATAAGTAAAGGATTGCTTGCGATATGCTTTACTGTTACCTTGCTGGGTATTATGAAGTGTAAGGTAAATGTTTTAAATAATAATAAATATGGATTATTAATGGCAGTAGTATTTGAGATATTATCATGTATATCGTTTGTTATTTATGGTAATGTCTATGGAGCAGGTAATATATTAGGAAATTTGTTTAAGCTTATAGCATGTTATTATGCATTTAAAGCAACGTTAAAAGGTATAGTAATAGATACATATACCAATTTATTTCAAAAATTTGAAAACAAAGCTTATGAATTAGAAAATGTTAATGAAAAGCTTTATGAAGCAAATCATAAAATTCAAAATATAGAGAAACTGAATGAAAGATTCATTAATTTGATTCCAGATGGGCTTTTGATAGTGAGGGATAGAAAAATTGAATCTGCAAATAAAAGATTTTTAGATATGTTAGAAATAGATAATGAAAATGAATTAAAAAATAAGCTCTTTATTGAGATTCTTGATAAACAATATCATGGAATATTTTTGAATAGGATAAATTCACCAGATAAAGGCGTATTAGAGAGGCAGCAAGAGTATGAATTTGTTTGGAAAAATAGAAAGAAATGGGTTGAAACAACATCATTAATTGTTAATGATGAAGATGGAGAATACATTATTTCAGCAATAAGGAATATTGAAGATAGAAAAAAGGCTGAGGAGGCAGTACAATTATTAGAATTAAAGAGAAAAGAAGAAAATATGAAAAATGACTTTTTTGCCAATATATCTCATGAGTTGAGAACTCCAATAAATGTAATATATTCAGCACTCCAAGTAGAGAATAACTATTTAGAAGATGATAGTGCTAAAAAATTGATTCTTAAATATAATAAGATTATTAGGCAAAATTGTTTAAGACTTATGAGATTGATTAATAATATTATAGATATTACAAAAATTGAAACAAGCTTTTTTAAACCAAATTGTAAAATAGAAAATATTGTTTCTGTTGTAGAAGATATAACTATGTCAATTATTGAATATGCAGAAAGTAAAAAAATTAAATTGATATTTGATACCGAAGTTGAGGAAGCTTATGTAAGTTGTGATTCGGATTTAATTGAAAGAATTATGTTAAATCTATTGTCAAATGCCGTAAAGTATGGGAAAGAAAATGGCGGCATAGAGGTTTATATATGCAAAAGCAGTGAAAACAGCATATCTATTTCCGTAAAAGATGATGGGATAGGGATACCGGATGAAATGAAAGTAAAAATATTTGATAGATTTTTAAAAGTAGATAATAGTTTATCAAGAAGGACAGAAGGTAGTGGTATTGGACTATCTCTTGTAAAGCAGCTTGTAGAAATTCATAAAGGTACTATTACTTGTAATAGTAAATTAAATGAGGGGTCTGAATTTGAAGTAATATTTCCGACAGTTGAATATTCCATAAATACACCTAATACTGAAGAAATTAACCAACCTAAAAATGCGATAAAACCTACAGAAATAGAATTTTCTGATATATATTATTAG
- a CDS encoding TldD/PmbA family protein, producing MKVSNSKFLVSSKPVISKLITMLSKNYKYVSVLGTDTKGKSFRVSKAGIDVNDSMLVERGFVIRIHNGINYSEYSFNELSEEKLDSIVTNINNKLNKASEDISINSYEIIEEDEIRDNLLGEVKINPEEIGSDVIIKSLVEIKDDALAYSDLIVNVDVIYNTYHISKLFMSNKKELEQSYMLGEGYIFSVARREEKTKYCYKSFSGLKGFEIIDELKEKYRSIVEQSIKLLDAKTVEPGEYDVICAPDVSGLIAHEAFGHGVEMDMFVKNRAKGAEYIGKQVASASTTMHDGAAAAKHMSSYLFDDEGTIGTNTVIIENGILKNGISDLLSAIKLGTIPTGNGKRQSFERKAYARMTNTFFEAGNDKVEDMIASIKYGYLLEGVFSGMEDPKNWGIQCIVLLGREIEDGKLTGKLISPVVITGFVPDLLKSISMVSEEVQLDGAGYCGKGYKEFVKTSSGGPYIKAKVRLG from the coding sequence GTGAAGGTATCAAACTCAAAATTTTTAGTGAGCAGTAAACCAGTTATAAGTAAGTTAATCACTATGCTATCTAAAAATTATAAATATGTCTCAGTACTTGGAACAGATACAAAAGGAAAAAGCTTTAGAGTGTCAAAAGCAGGAATAGATGTGAATGATTCTATGTTAGTTGAAAGGGGATTTGTTATAAGAATACATAATGGAATAAATTACTCAGAGTACTCATTTAATGAATTAAGTGAGGAAAAATTGGATTCTATTGTAACAAATATTAATAATAAACTCAATAAAGCTTCTGAGGATATATCTATAAATTCATATGAAATAATAGAAGAAGACGAGATTAGAGACAACCTTTTAGGTGAAGTTAAGATAAATCCAGAAGAAATAGGATCTGATGTGATTATAAAATCCTTAGTAGAGATCAAAGATGATGCTTTAGCTTATTCAGATTTAATTGTAAATGTGGATGTGATATATAATACTTATCATATATCAAAGCTATTTATGTCTAATAAGAAAGAATTGGAACAATCATATATGCTGGGAGAGGGATATATATTTTCTGTAGCGAGAAGAGAAGAGAAAACAAAATACTGCTATAAATCTTTTTCAGGATTAAAGGGCTTTGAAATAATTGATGAACTTAAAGAAAAGTATAGGAGTATTGTAGAACAAAGTATAAAGTTACTTGATGCTAAGACGGTAGAACCTGGTGAATATGATGTAATATGTGCTCCAGATGTATCAGGATTAATTGCTCATGAAGCTTTCGGACATGGGGTTGAAATGGATATGTTTGTGAAGAATAGAGCTAAGGGTGCAGAATATATAGGAAAGCAGGTAGCTTCTGCTTCAACTACTATGCATGATGGAGCAGCAGCAGCTAAGCATATGTCCTCATATTTGTTTGATGATGAAGGAACCATAGGAACAAATACTGTAATAATAGAAAATGGAATATTAAAGAATGGCATCTCAGATTTGTTGTCTGCAATAAAACTTGGAACTATTCCAACAGGAAACGGTAAGAGACAGTCCTTTGAAAGAAAAGCCTATGCAAGAATGACAAATACATTTTTTGAAGCTGGAAATGATAAAGTCGAAGATATGATTGCTTCAATAAAATATGGTTATCTCCTTGAAGGAGTATTTAGTGGAATGGAAGACCCTAAAAACTGGGGGATTCAATGTATAGTCCTTTTGGGTAGAGAAATTGAAGATGGAAAACTTACTGGGAAGTTAATATCCCCAGTAGTAATTACAGGTTTTGTTCCTGATTTATTAAAATCAATTTCTATGGTCTCTGAAGAGGTTCAGCTAGATGGAGCAGGATATTGCGGTAAAGGCTACAAAGAATTTGTAAAGACTTCATCTGGCGGACCATACATCAAAGCGAAAGTGAGGTTAGGCTAA
- a CDS encoding SDR family oxidoreductase — protein sequence MSYWKNKCVVVTGGTSGLGKSLVLKLIKMEAKVAFCGRSEEKMKCVLDEINEEDRKNIFYENFDIADENKIISFVNNAGDKFGTIDVLINCAGANTARGLVESIKIEDMNLMLKVNTIAPLVFIEECYKYMKVKKEGVIINILSTCCLFSNEGNGAYTAAKSALDGLTKVFRKEARKNNIRVCSVYPGGINTPFRAQEREDYLSPENTADTILKTLDIDTSVALDEIVLRPFVETNYS from the coding sequence ATGAGTTATTGGAAGAATAAATGTGTTGTTGTTACAGGAGGCACTTCGGGTCTTGGGAAAAGCTTAGTTTTAAAGTTAATAAAAATGGAAGCTAAGGTTGCGTTCTGTGGCAGATCAGAAGAAAAAATGAAGTGTGTTTTAGATGAAATAAATGAGGAAGATAGAAAAAATATATTTTATGAAAATTTTGATATTGCAGATGAAAATAAGATTATTTCATTTGTTAATAATGCAGGAGATAAATTTGGTACGATAGATGTGCTAATTAATTGTGCTGGAGCAAACACTGCACGAGGTTTAGTGGAAAGCATTAAAATCGAAGATATGAATTTAATGTTAAAGGTAAATACTATAGCACCATTAGTATTTATAGAAGAGTGCTATAAATATATGAAAGTGAAAAAAGAAGGGGTAATTATAAATATACTTTCAACATGCTGCTTATTTTCAAATGAAGGTAATGGAGCTTATACGGCAGCTAAAAGTGCTTTAGATGGTTTGACTAAAGTATTTAGAAAAGAAGCGAGAAAGAATAATATAAGAGTATGTTCCGTATATCCAGGTGGAATAAATACTCCATTTAGAGCTCAGGAAAGAGAGGATTATTTAAGCCCGGAAAATACTGCAGATACAATATTAAAGACACTGGATATAGATACGAGTGTCGCTTTAGATGAAATCGTATTAAGACCATTTGTAGAGACGAATTATTCTTAA
- a CDS encoding response regulator transcription factor gives MKENKILVVDDEPLIRKLVTDFLKKQGYSTIEAEDGKRAMELFWKEENIDLIILDVMLPEYDGFTVCREIRKKSKVPIIMLTARGEEFDEVFGLDIGADEYISKPFSPNILIARVNAVLRRTSLTNDDVKKFNGLTIDHNAHQVAIDDSIIDLSPKEYELLTYLSENYGKALSREQILDKVWGYDYYGDLRTVDTHINRLRIKLNEKSDYIQTVRGYGYRFEE, from the coding sequence ATGAAGGAAAATAAGATATTGGTAGTAGATGATGAACCATTAATAAGAAAGCTTGTGACTGACTTTTTAAAAAAACAAGGTTATAGTACTATTGAGGCAGAAGATGGTAAAAGGGCTATGGAATTGTTTTGGAAGGAAGAAAATATAGATTTGATAATTCTTGATGTAATGCTGCCTGAATATGATGGATTTACTGTATGTAGAGAAATAAGAAAAAAATCTAAAGTTCCAATAATAATGTTAACAGCAAGAGGAGAAGAATTTGATGAGGTATTTGGATTAGATATTGGAGCAGATGAATACATCTCAAAACCTTTTAGCCCTAACATATTAATAGCTAGGGTAAATGCTGTACTTAGAAGAACAAGCTTAACGAATGACGATGTGAAAAAATTTAATGGATTAACAATAGATCATAATGCACATCAAGTTGCAATTGATGATTCTATAATTGATTTAAGTCCCAAAGAGTATGAACTATTGACTTATCTTTCGGAAAATTATGGAAAGGCATTAAGCAGAGAACAAATACTTGATAAAGTATGGGGCTATGATTACTATGGTGATTTAAGAACAGTAGATACACATATAAACAGGCTAAGAATAAAATTAAATGAAAAAAGTGATTACATACAAACTGTGCGTGGTTACGGTTATAGATTTGAGGAATGA
- a CDS encoding DUF6348 family protein, translated as MTNEEKILGYLKKAIPSSKINGNGVYLSKYKLTIEPHIGKIDNNSLAKVVDLFFNIKHELFCESFIESATGIGKNLEEAFQQCVDHFLVGPLYVIKNCISGKSNENFETTFLGKRKGWQLFQGSIQGISDEEEKKYIRIWSIIGEKAKARLGNKKIYWIKIYIGKFSNGEIISKCRINGVYNNEISDDISEYIKTWKGNRDIYSLKQYFLIKQHSETYSEYEFSEETVKEFTKRAVKVLGVCNSEEKLRELNDDIYKITGDLNLAYEIKSFIPEMLCELVFRNVKYADKISIIKDNNRSLEFYKNQFTSYYWIYSELANNYYHRNILEEEIKTIILLSSSYEVINNALDTGTKIQDLKNLEITLYAFKEYIPA; from the coding sequence ATGACAAACGAGGAAAAAATATTGGGATATTTAAAAAAAGCAATTCCAAGCAGTAAAATTAATGGTAATGGTGTATATTTATCCAAATATAAGCTGACGATTGAGCCTCATATAGGAAAAATAGATAATAATAGTTTGGCTAAGGTAGTGGATTTATTCTTTAACATAAAACATGAACTATTTTGTGAATCTTTTATAGAATCAGCTACAGGAATAGGAAAAAATCTTGAGGAAGCATTTCAACAATGTGTAGATCATTTCTTAGTGGGACCTCTCTATGTTATTAAAAATTGTATAAGTGGTAAAAGCAACGAAAATTTTGAAACTACTTTTTTAGGCAAAAGAAAAGGCTGGCAGTTGTTTCAAGGTTCTATTCAAGGTATTAGCGATGAAGAAGAAAAAAAATATATACGGATTTGGAGTATAATTGGAGAAAAAGCAAAAGCTAGATTAGGAAATAAGAAAATTTATTGGATTAAAATATATATTGGCAAATTTTCAAATGGTGAAATTATTTCTAAGTGCCGTATTAATGGAGTTTATAATAATGAAATCAGTGATGATATTTCGGAGTATATAAAAACTTGGAAGGGTAATAGAGATATCTACTCTTTAAAGCAATATTTTCTAATAAAGCAACATAGTGAAACGTATAGTGAATATGAATTCTCAGAAGAAACTGTTAAAGAATTCACGAAAAGGGCTGTTAAGGTTCTTGGAGTTTGTAACTCAGAGGAAAAACTCCGAGAATTGAATGATGATATTTATAAAATTACTGGAGATTTAAATTTAGCTTACGAAATAAAAAGTTTTATACCAGAAATGCTTTGTGAACTAGTATTTAGAAATGTCAAATATGCTGATAAAATTAGTATAATTAAAGATAACAATAGAAGTTTAGAATTTTATAAAAATCAGTTTACAAGTTATTATTGGATCTATAGTGAATTGGCAAACAATTATTATCATAGAAATATTTTGGAAGAAGAGATTAAAACGATAATTTTATTAAGTTCAAGTTATGAAGTGATTAACAATGCACTAGATACTGGAACTAAGATTCAAGATTTAAAAAATTTAGAAATAACTCTATATGCTTTTAAAGAATATATTCCAGCATGA
- the galU gene encoding UTP--glucose-1-phosphate uridylyltransferase GalU: protein MKVRKAVIPAAGLGTRFLPATKAQPKEMLPIVDKPTIQYIVEEAVASGIEEILIITGRNKRAIEDHFDKSVELEDELEHAHKEELLNLVKDVSNMVDIYYIRQKEPKGLGDAIKHAKTFVGNEPFAVMLGDDVVDNEVPCLKQLINCYDQYKTSILGVQEVEESNVSKYGIVKGIEIEERLYKVSDMIEKPKIEEAPSNIAILGRYIITPDIFDILEVTKPGKGGEVQLTDALKELTKHEAVYAYCFEGKRYDVGDKLGFLKANIEFTLKRDDLREGFINYLLSLRDETNMEREEIKSKL from the coding sequence ATGAAAGTACGAAAGGCAGTAATACCGGCAGCAGGTCTTGGAACAAGATTTCTGCCAGCTACAAAAGCACAACCCAAAGAAATGTTGCCAATAGTAGATAAACCTACTATTCAATATATTGTAGAAGAAGCTGTAGCTTCTGGAATTGAGGAAATATTAATAATTACAGGTAGAAATAAAAGAGCAATAGAAGATCATTTTGATAAGTCTGTAGAGCTTGAAGATGAGCTTGAGCATGCGCATAAAGAAGAATTACTTAATCTTGTGAAAGATGTATCAAATATGGTAGATATTTATTATATACGTCAAAAAGAGCCTAAAGGTCTTGGAGATGCAATAAAGCATGCTAAAACTTTTGTTGGAAATGAACCTTTTGCAGTAATGCTTGGAGATGATGTTGTAGATAATGAAGTTCCATGCCTTAAGCAGTTAATAAATTGTTACGATCAATACAAGACTTCTATATTAGGAGTACAGGAAGTTGAAGAATCAAATGTATCTAAGTATGGAATAGTTAAGGGAATAGAAATAGAAGAAAGATTGTATAAAGTTAGTGATATGATAGAAAAACCGAAGATTGAAGAAGCTCCATCTAACATAGCCATTCTTGGAAGATACATAATAACACCAGACATATTTGATATATTAGAAGTAACTAAACCAGGTAAGGGCGGAGAAGTGCAATTAACCGATGCGTTAAAAGAATTAACAAAGCATGAAGCAGTATATGCTTATTGTTTTGAGGGAAAAAGGTATGATGTTGGAGATAAACTAGGCTTTTTGAAAGCAAATATAGAGTTTACTTTAAAACGCGATGACTTAAGAGAAGGTTTTATAAATTATCTTTTGAGCTTAAGAGATGAAACTAATATGGAAAGAGAAGAAATTAAAAGTAAGCTCTAG
- a CDS encoding ATP-binding protein yields the protein MNRSIRSKLFLSITVLLILFIGVLWLVNNLYLQQYYIQNKEDILKENAQNLVSMYTGDPDDIQDELDRAANITGGSIDIFDKNGKLVYKSSRRAPMEKNVVDNMKKGFRGNIVPPPNSPEDTDKLKDSNEYDEGKFYFENRWDMQLKIDFLTLVTKLNNGDLLTLRVPLVSIKESVDVANRFILMIGGIIVALGSIVAFWFSKRFTKPILEVNNIAQNMAKFDFSKKCRISGRDEIGQLGQSINYLSGELNRAITELNIKNQRLEEDIEKERKIDEMRKEFISSVSHELRTPLSLIQGYAEGLASNVNESDEDRNFYCNVIMNETNKMNKLVRDLLNLSQIESGYFHIEKTEFNLTALIEYVINKYGSIFEEKDIKVQFENNEEIIVSGDMTRIEQILTNYINNAINHLDNNKVININKVVINEKVRVNVFNTGKHIPDESLEKIWNSFYKVDKARTRSYGGYGLGLSIVKALVELHNNACGVENIQNGVNFWFELDMVNTAT from the coding sequence ATGAATAGATCAATAAGATCAAAGCTTTTTTTATCAATAACAGTTTTGTTGATATTATTTATTGGAGTTTTATGGCTGGTTAATAATTTGTATCTTCAGCAATATTACATTCAAAATAAAGAAGATATACTAAAAGAAAATGCACAAAATTTGGTTAGCATGTATACAGGAGATCCTGATGATATTCAAGATGAATTGGATAGGGCAGCTAATATAACGGGTGGTAGTATTGATATCTTTGATAAAAACGGGAAGCTTGTTTATAAATCTTCAAGAAGAGCACCAATGGAGAAAAATGTGGTTGACAATATGAAAAAAGGATTTAGAGGAAATATAGTTCCACCACCAAATTCACCAGAGGATACGGATAAACTTAAAGATTCAAATGAATATGATGAAGGTAAGTTTTATTTTGAAAATAGATGGGATATGCAGTTAAAAATAGATTTTTTAACTCTTGTAACTAAATTAAATAATGGTGATTTACTCACCTTAAGGGTTCCTTTAGTTTCAATAAAGGAAAGTGTGGATGTAGCAAACAGATTTATACTTATGATAGGTGGAATAATTGTAGCATTAGGAAGTATAGTAGCATTTTGGTTTTCAAAGAGATTCACAAAACCCATACTTGAAGTAAATAATATTGCTCAAAATATGGCTAAATTTGATTTTAGCAAAAAGTGTAGAATAAGTGGTAGAGATGAAATCGGCCAGCTTGGCCAAAGCATTAATTATTTATCAGGAGAGCTTAATAGAGCAATTACGGAATTAAATATAAAAAATCAAAGGCTTGAAGAAGATATAGAAAAAGAAAGAAAGATAGATGAAATGAGAAAGGAATTTATATCAAGTGTTTCGCATGAGTTAAGAACACCACTATCTTTGATACAAGGATATGCAGAAGGTCTTGCAAGTAATGTAAACGAAAGTGATGAAGATAGAAATTTTTATTGTAATGTTATCATGAATGAAACGAATAAAATGAATAAGTTAGTTAGAGATCTATTAAATCTTTCGCAAATAGAATCGGGTTATTTCCATATAGAAAAAACTGAGTTTAATTTAACAGCCTTAATAGAATATGTAATTAATAAATATGGATCAATTTTTGAAGAAAAAGATATTAAAGTGCAGTTTGAAAATAATGAAGAGATAATTGTATCTGGAGATATGACTAGAATTGAACAAATACTTACTAATTATATTAATAATGCAATTAATCATTTAGACAATAATAAAGTTATTAATATAAATAAAGTAGTTATTAATGAAAAAGTAAGGGTAAATGTATTTAATACAGGAAAGCATATACCAGATGAATCCTTAGAAAAAATATGGAATAGCTTTTATAAGGTGGATAAAGCAAGAACAAGATCTTATGGAGGATATGGTCTTGGCCTTTCGATAGTAAAGGCTCTTGTGGAACTTCATAATAATGCCTGCGGAGTGGAAAACATACAGAATGGAGTGAATTTTTGGTTTGAACTTGATATGGTAAACACTGCAACATAG
- a CDS encoding metallopeptidase TldD-related protein: MLERIKQILINNTEIDGYRIIESKVESNELFFVKKNIDMDRAKDVHHFKITVYKDINENGKTYRGSATTNIHPTMSHEEIEKSVDDALFAAQYAKNPYYPLVKPVSKYKTMKTSEFERESLPYWMSEITKAVYRNDNYEKGGINSCEIFLNKVYTHIVNSEGVDTESINYDCMVEFITTWKEASEEVELYKCLNFSELDKDKVAKEVEKIINICKEKAIAKNTPKLEKTNVLLTGDAVKDIFSFYYSKSNAITVYRNESTWKIGDKIQGEYVAGDLITMILDPFMKNSTSSASFDEDGFPLESVTILEKGILKRYIADNRYGHYLNVQPTGTIDNMIVLGGSKTISELKNEQHIEIAAFSDFTVDELTGDFCGEIRLAWYSDGENSTSVTGGSISGNINELQNEMFLSKEVQKHNNFEGPKMVKLLNVTVTGIE, from the coding sequence ATGCTTGAAAGAATAAAGCAAATTCTTATAAATAATACAGAAATTGATGGCTATAGGATAATTGAAAGTAAAGTGGAGTCAAATGAGCTTTTCTTTGTAAAAAAGAATATTGACATGGATAGAGCTAAAGATGTACATCATTTCAAAATAACAGTTTATAAAGATATTAATGAAAATGGAAAAACATATAGAGGTTCAGCAACAACAAATATACATCCAACAATGAGTCATGAAGAAATAGAAAAGTCAGTTGATGATGCTTTATTTGCAGCACAATATGCTAAGAATCCGTATTATCCTTTAGTGAAACCAGTATCAAAATATAAAACAATGAAAACAAGTGAATTTGAAAGAGAAAGTCTGCCATATTGGATGAGCGAAATAACAAAAGCAGTTTATAGAAACGATAATTATGAAAAAGGTGGAATTAATTCCTGTGAAATTTTTTTGAACAAAGTATATACTCATATTGTAAATTCTGAAGGAGTAGATACAGAATCTATAAATTATGACTGTATGGTTGAATTTATTACTACATGGAAAGAAGCAAGTGAAGAAGTAGAATTATATAAATGCTTGAATTTTTCTGAGTTAGATAAAGATAAAGTGGCTAAAGAGGTTGAAAAGATAATTAATATATGTAAAGAAAAAGCTATAGCAAAAAACACCCCTAAGCTTGAGAAAACAAATGTATTACTTACTGGTGATGCAGTTAAAGATATATTTTCTTTTTATTATTCAAAAAGTAATGCAATTACAGTTTATAGAAATGAATCTACATGGAAAATAGGTGACAAGATTCAAGGTGAATATGTTGCGGGTGATCTTATAACAATGATACTTGATCCATTTATGAAAAATTCAACTAGTTCGGCAAGCTTTGATGAAGATGGATTTCCTTTAGAGTCTGTGACTATATTAGAAAAAGGTATATTAAAAAGATACATTGCGGATAATAGATATGGTCATTATTTGAATGTACAACCGACTGGAACAATAGATAATATGATAGTTTTGGGTGGAAGTAAAACAATCAGTGAATTAAAAAATGAACAGCATATTGAAATAGCTGCATTTTCAGATTTTACTGTAGATGAACTAACTGGAGATTTTTGTGGGGAGATAAGACTTGCTTGGTATTCCGATGGGGAAAATTCTACTTCCGTTACAGGTGGCTCTATTTCCGGAAATATAAATGAATTGCAAAATGAAATGTTTTTATCCAAAGAAGTCCAAAAGCATAATAATTTTGAAGGACCAAAAATGGTAAAATTATTAAATGTAACAGTGACTGGAATTGAGTAA